In Hoplias malabaricus isolate fHopMal1 chromosome 6, fHopMal1.hap1, whole genome shotgun sequence, a single window of DNA contains:
- the brd4 gene encoding bromodomain-containing protein 4 isoform X1, with product MDYKMHSKSNDLLDFQTLDALLEKIAHYPPAVKSRDPSEECNGISGALSVEPAPGSKLNEWCPAASTPAPVPTLRPASMGDGLDAAQMSGSSSSQGQPSSQPPGVFNPPPPEIANAARPKRQTNQLQYLLKVVLKTLWKHQFSWPFQAPVDAIKLNLPDYYKIIKNPMDMGTIKKRLENSYYTNAQECIQDFNTMFTNCYIYNKAGDDIVLMAEALEKLFLQKISEMPQDEVEITVMTPKGRGRGRRADAGLTVKPGPGLDSPSTTPQTRGLSSLGSGPQTRGPPPGPPSLPLQPPMPVLPPRVPPTIPTHAPPPLGAPFSLAPTDCNPQAPIITSVPPPSTQTALPPMPIQQSTPPVLQSVMPKQRKSQKRKADTTTPTANDQLSESSPAESKSGKTMPRRESARPAKLSKKEAPDSQHHMTFGVPVGAHSPKQQEQLRYCLGIVKEMFAKKHASYAWPFYKPVDVEALGLHDYHDIIKHPMDLTSIKEKLDNRQYRDAQEFAADVRLMFSNCYKYNPPDHEVVAMARKLQDVFEMRFAKMPDEPEETFIPTPVPVQHPPPPVQASSSDSSSDSSSESESSTDDSEEERAQRLAELKEQLKAVHEQLAALSQPQASKPKKKEKEKKEKKKDKHKKKGAMPGLDEILEPPPALQTQKKSKNNKDPLPKKTKKPNKKEGLKNNRSLPPQGPVPPTLQPVQGLDSLDDLSLGGGAGPAGLAPMEKSKPMSYEEKRQLSLDINKLPGDKLGRVVHIIQSREPSLKNSNPDEIEIDFETLKPSTLRELERYVSSCLRKKKKPPVAEKTMEAMSAAKTKGSSSDSGSSSESSTSDSEESESGKIISPNVIRLASKPKKRGHATKEGKKPHHPMMVPGMPQPQATLQPQAPMLQPTVHLKQQQLLQPQHPSPATYMPPSVTALESSQLLENTFDSLPPFVPPIMHLSHHTNDSSSPAPPHLNAHPAGGPGSPETHPFLNQHLPTPALHNAMPQQPSRPTNRAAPLPPKPPTTTPQPPSQPQHPPQQPLQLQSQPAPQPQHHHLPPHLLHPPQPIRQRPLSPPTLTPQGLLSSQPPQMLLEDDEEPVPSMPLAQVQLYLQHLQGRQQQQQQQGVLLQSLQSRQQQPQQPSQASLLQTVQVQSQLGQQTSLSAPQMPVQTQPPPAPQHQPSPQISQHQARHLQQQVQTQTQAQQQQLAYSQGPVQTTQTQPAQHKVSITATKTQQQIIQQQQQHPSPRQHKPDPYSTGHLRENPSPLMMHSPQISQYPSVVHHSPPHNLQPKKEPQQRCPPVLGVLKEEKQPPSPVIRSDSFSPALRPEPHKQPESKPDVPPHGQQRPDMKPLEISRPVIRSSDQSGPSPSMQEKDKFKQEPKTPVAPKKVQDVKLKNMGSWASLAQKSTSTPSSKPSSSSDSFEQFRRAAREKEEREKALKAQAEQAEKDRQRREQEKQRGRDEEDSMEPVRRPHEEPRRRSEQHQVPQQQQQQQQQQQHQVPTQTPNQQAPPPSAPPPSQAPAQSPASNQSALDQQREMARRREQERRRREAMAATIDMNFQSDLMAIFEENLF from the exons ATGGATTACAAAATGCATTCCAAGTCAAATGATTTACTGGATTTTCAGACACTGGATGCGCTTTTGGAAAAAATTGCACATTACCCACCAGCTGTAAAAAG CAGAGATCCTAGTGAGGAGTGCAATGGAATCAGCGGTGCTCTCTCTGTGGAGCCCGCGCCTGGCTCGAAACTGAACGAGTGGTGTCCTGCGGCGTCTACCCCTGCCCCTGTGCCCACGCTACGCCCTGCCAGCATGGGGGACGGCCTGGACGCGGCGCAGATGTCGGGGAGCAGCAGCAGTCAGGGGCAGCCTTCCTCCCAGCCCCCTGGTGTCTTCAACCCTCCTCCTCCTGAGATCGCCAACGCTGCCCGGCCAAAGCGCCAGACCAACCAGCTACAGTACTTGCTGAAGGTGGTGTTAAAAACCCTGTGGAAGCACCAGTTCTCATGGCCTTTCCAGGCTCCTGTAGATGCCATCAAGCTTAATCTCCCT GACTATTACAAGATAATTAAGAACCCTATGGACATGGGAACAATCAAAAAAAGGCTGGAGAACAGTTACTACACAAACGCCCAAGAATGTATTCAAGACTTCAATACCATGTTTACCAACTGCTACATCTACAATAAG GCTGGAGATGACATAGTCTTAATGGCTGAAGCACTGGAGAAACTGTTCCTACAGAAGATTTCAGAAATGCCCCAGGACGAGGTTGAGATCACTGTCATGACTCCTAAGGGTCGTGGCCGGGGCAGGAGGGCTGATGCAG GGCTGACCGTGAAGCCTGGGCCTGGCTTGGATTCTCCATCAACGACTCCCCAAACACGTGGCCTTTCAAGTCTGGGATCAGGGCCACAGACTAGAGGACCACCCCCGGGCCCCCCTTCTCTTCCCCTGCAACCGCCCATGCCAGTTCTACCCCCTAGAGTACCCCCTACGATTCCAACCCATGCACCGCCGCCACTGGGCGCCCCCTTTTCTCTGGCACCAACTGACTGCAATCCTCAAGCCCCAATTATTACATCGGTGCCTCCTCCCTCGACCCAGACTGCTCTACCACCCATGCCCATTCAACAGAGCACTCCTCCAGTTCTTCAGAGTGTTATGCCTAAA cagagaaaaagccAGAAGAGGAAAGCAGACACCACGACACCCACAGCAAATGATCAGCTGAGTGAATCCTCTCCAGCTGAGTCAAAGTCGGGGAAGACTATGCCACGACGAGAGAGCGCCCGGCCTGCAAAACTCTCTAAGAAAGAGGCACCAGACTCCCAACACCATATGACCTTTGGAGTCCCTGTCGGTGCTCACAGCCCCAAACAACAAGAGCAACTGCGCTACTGTCTAGGCATTGTGAAGGAAATGTTTGCTAAAAAGCATGCTTCATATGCTTGGCCTTTCTACAAACCAGTGGATGTGGAGGCCTTGGGATTACATGACTACCATGACATCATTAAACACCCCATGGACCTTACTAGTATCAAG GAGAAGCTGGACAACAGGCAGTACAGAGACGCGCAGGAGTTTGCTGCAGATGTGCGGTTAATGTTCTCCAACTGCTATAAGTACAACCCCCCAGACCATGAGGTGGTTGCCATGGCACGCAAACTGCAG GACGTGTTTGAGATGCGTTTTGCTAAAATGCCGGATGAGCCCGAGGAGACCTTCATCCCAACCCCTGTTCCTGTTCAGCACCCTCCTCCCCCTGTTCAAGCCTCATCCTCCGACAGCTCCAGTGACTCTTCCTCAGAGTCTGAATCCTCCACAGATGATTCAGAAGAGGAAAGGGCTCAAAGGCTGGCTGAACTGAAAGAACAG CTTAAGGCAGTTCATGAGCAGCTGGCAGCCCTGTCCCAACCCCAGGCCAGCAAAccaaagaagaaagagaaggaaaagaaagaaaagaagaaggaTAAGCACAAAAAGAAAGGAGCTATGCCTGGGCTGGACGAGATCCTCGAGCCTCCCCCTGCTCTCCAGACACAGAAGAAGAGCAAGAACAACAAAGACCCTCTGCCCAAGAAGACAAAGAAGCCTAA TAAGAAGGAAGGCTTGAAAAACAACCGCTCCCTGCCACCACAGGGCCCTGTGCCACCTACGCTGCAGCCAGTTCAAGGTCTGGACTCGCTTGATGATCTCAGTCTGGGAGGAGGCGCAGGACCTGCAGGCTTGGCCCCTATGGAAAAAAGCAAGCCCATGTCCTATGAAGAGAAGAGACAGCTGAGTCTGGACATCAACAAGTTGCCAGGGGATAAGCTTGGCCGCGTGGTCCATATCATTCAGTCCCGTGAGCCTTCTCTCAAAAACTCCAACCCTGATGAGATTGAAATTGACTTTGAGACACTTAAGCCTTCCACACTGCGGGAACTGGAGAGATATGTGTCATCTTGCCTCCGCAAGAAGAAGAAGCCTCCGG TTGCGGAGAAGACCATGGAAGCAATGAGTGCTGCAAAGACGAAAGGCTCGTCCTCAGACTCTGGCAGCAGTAGTGAGTCTAGTACCTCAGACAGCGAAGAGTCTGAGTCAGGTAAAATCATCAGTCCGAATGTTATCA GATTGGCTTCTAAACCGAAGAAGAGGGGCCACGCCACGAAGGAGGGAAAGAAACCCCACCATCCAATGATGGTTCCAGGCATGCCCCAGCCTCAGGCGACTCTCCAGCCCCAGGCTCCAATGCTTCAGCCCACAGTCCATCtaaaacagcagcagctgctgcagCCACAGCATCCATCTCCTGCTACGTACATGCCTCCCTCTGTCACAGCACTGGAGTCCTCACAGCTGCTGGAGAATACGTTTGACTCTCTACCCCCCTTTGTCCCTCCCATCATGCACCTGTCCCACCACACAAATGACTCATCATCTCCTGCCCCGCCTCACCTTAATGCTCACCCGGCAGGTGGCCCTGGCTCACCTGAGACGCACCCTTTTTTAAACCAGCACCTCCCAACCCCAG CACTGCACAACGCTATGCCTCAACAGCCTTCGCGACCCACTAACAGGGCTGCGCCGCTACCTCCCAAACCGCCAACAACGACGCCCCAGCCGCCTTCGCAGCCTCAGCACCCACCCCAGCAGCCCCTACAGCTTCAGTCGCAGCCAGCTCCACAGCCCCAGCACCATCACCTCCCTCCCCACCTCCTGCACCCACCACAGCCCATTCGACAGAGACCCCTGTCCCCTCCCACGCTCACACCCCAAGGCCTTCTCTCCTCACAGCCGCCACAGATGCTGCTGGAGGACGACGAGGAGCCTGTGCCCTCCATGCCTCTCGCCCAGGTCCAGCTTTATTTGCAGCACCTGCAGGGCcgccaacagcagcagcagcagcagggtgtgctcctgcagTCCCTGCAAAGCCGGCAGCAGCAGCCCCAGCAACCCAGCCAGGCTTCCCTCCTACAGACAGTTCAGGTTCAGTCACAGCTGGGCCAACAGACTTCTCTCTCCGCGCCACAGATGCCTGTTCAGACCCAGCCTCCACCCGCACCCCAGCACCAGCCCTCCCCCCAGATTTCCCAGCACCAGGCCAGACACTTGCAGCAACAAGTCCAGACGCAGACACAAGCCCAGCAGCAACAGCTTGCTTATTCTCAAGGTCCTGTGcagaccacacagacacagccagCCCAACATAAGGTGTCCATAACTgctacaaaaacacagcagcagatCATTCAGCAGCAACAGCAACATCCTTCTCCACGTCAACACAAGCCTGATCCATATAGCACGG GGCACCTGAGAGAAAACCCTTCTCCCCTAATGATGCATTCCCCGCAAATCTCCCAATATCCTAGTGTAGTCCATCATTCGCCTCCTCATAACCTGCAGCCCAAAAAG GAGCCACAGCAACGATGTCCTCCAGTTCTCGGGGTTCTGAAGGAGGAGAAACAGCCTCCCTCACCTGTGATTCGTAGTGACTCTTTCAGCCCTGCATTGCGTCCAGAACCACACAAACAGCCTGAGAGCAAACCAGACGTGCCACCTCATGGCCAGCAGA GGCCAGATATGAAGCCACTGGAGATTTCCCGACCTGTTATCCGTTCTTCAGACCAGAGCGGCCCCTCTCCTTCCATGCAGGAAAAAGACAAATTTAAACAGGAGCCAAAGACGCCTGTGGCCCCTAAAAAGGTACAG GATGTGAAACTGAAGAACATGGGCTCATGGGCAAGCCTAGCACAGAAATCCACATCCACACCGTCGTCCAAGCCCTCGTCAAGCAGCGACAGCTTTGAGCAGTTCCGCCGTGCAGCCCgggagaaagaagaaagagagaaagcactGAAGGCCCAGGCAGAACAAGCTGAAAAAGACAGGCAGcgcagagagcaagagaaacaaCG GGGTCGTGATGAGGAAGACTCGATGGAGCCTGTGCGAAGGCCACATGAGGAGCCACGCAGACGCTCTGAGCAGCACCAGGtcccacagcagcagcagcagcagcagcaacagcagcagcatcagGTCCCCACACAAACTCCCAACCAACAGGCCCCACCCCCCTCAGCCCCGCCACCCTCACAGGCCCCTGCCCAGTCCCCGGCCTCTAACCAGAGTGCCCTGGATCAGCAGAGAGAGATGGCGCGCCGTCGGGAGCAGGAGAGGCGGAGGAGAGAGGCG ATGGCAGCTACCATTGATATGAATTTCCAAAGTGATTTGATGGCTATTTTTGAGGAGAATTTGTTTTGA
- the brd4 gene encoding bromodomain-containing protein 4 isoform X7: MDYKMHSKSNDLLDFQTLDALLEKIAHYPPAVKSRDPSEECNGISGALSVEPAPGSKLNEWCPAASTPAPVPTLRPASMGDGLDAAQMSGSSSSQGQPSSQPPGVFNPPPPEIANAARPKRQTNQLQYLLKVVLKTLWKHQFSWPFQAPVDAIKLNLPDYYKIIKNPMDMGTIKKRLENSYYTNAQECIQDFNTMFTNCYIYNKAGDDIVLMAEALEKLFLQKISEMPQDEVEITVMTPKGRGRGRRADAGLTVKPGPGLDSPSTTPQTRGLSSLGSGPQTRGPPPGPPSLPLQPPMPVLPPRVPPTIPTHAPPPLGAPFSLAPTDCNPQAPIITSVPPPSTQTALPPMPIQQSTPPVLQSVMPKQRKSQKRKADTTTPTANDQLSESSPAESKSGKTMPRRESARPAKLSKKEAPDSQHHMTFGVPVGAHSPKQQEQLRYCLGIVKEMFAKKHASYAWPFYKPVDVEALGLHDYHDIIKHPMDLTSIKEKLDNRQYRDAQEFAADVRLMFSNCYKYNPPDHEVVAMARKLQDVFEMRFAKMPDEPEETFIPTPVPVQHPPPPVQASSSDSSSDSSSESESSTDDSEEERAQRLAELKEQLKAVHEQLAALSQPQASKPKKKEKEKKEKKKDKHKKKGAMPGLDEILEPPPALQTQKKSKNNKDPLPKKTKKPNKKEGLKNNRSLPPQGPVPPTLQPVQGLDSLDDLSLGGGAGPAGLAPMEKSKPMSYEEKRQLSLDINKLPGDKLGRVVHIIQSREPSLKNSNPDEIEIDFETLKPSTLRELERYVSSCLRKKKKPPVAEKTMEAMSAAKTKGSSSDSGSSSESSTSDSEESESGLASKPKKRGHATKEGKKPHHPMMVPGMPQPQATLQPQAPMLQPTVHLKQQQLLQPQHPSPATYMPPSVTALESSQLLENTFDSLPPFVPPIMHLSHHTNDSSSPAPPHLNAHPAGGPGSPETHPFLNQHLPTPALHNAMPQQPSRPTNRAAPLPPKPPTTTPQPPSQPQHPPQQPLQLQSQPAPQPQHHHLPPHLLHPPQPIRQRPLSPPTLTPQGLLSSQPPQMLLEDDEEPVPSMPLAQVQLYLQHLQGRQQQQQQQGVLLQSLQSRQQQPQQPSQASLLQTVQVQSQLGQQTSLSAPQMPVQTQPPPAPQHQPSPQISQHQARHLQQQVQTQTQAQQQQLAYSQGPVQTTQTQPAQHKVSITATKTQQQIIQQQQQHPSPRQHKPDPYSTGHLRENPSPLMMHSPQISQYPSVVHHSPPHNLQPKKEPQQRCPPVLGVLKEEKQPPSPVIRSDSFSPALRPEPHKQPESKPDVPPHGQQRPDMKPLEISRPVIRSSDQSGPSPSMQEKDKFKQEPKTPVAPKKDVKLKNMGSWASLAQKSTSTPSSKPSSSSDSFEQFRRAAREKEEREKALKAQAEQAEKDRQRREQEKQRGRDEEDSMEPVRRPHEEPRRRSEQHQVPQQQQQQQQQQQHQVPTQTPNQQAPPPSAPPPSQAPAQSPASNQSALDQQREMARRREQERRRREAMAATIDMNFQSDLMAIFEENLF; encoded by the exons ATGGATTACAAAATGCATTCCAAGTCAAATGATTTACTGGATTTTCAGACACTGGATGCGCTTTTGGAAAAAATTGCACATTACCCACCAGCTGTAAAAAG CAGAGATCCTAGTGAGGAGTGCAATGGAATCAGCGGTGCTCTCTCTGTGGAGCCCGCGCCTGGCTCGAAACTGAACGAGTGGTGTCCTGCGGCGTCTACCCCTGCCCCTGTGCCCACGCTACGCCCTGCCAGCATGGGGGACGGCCTGGACGCGGCGCAGATGTCGGGGAGCAGCAGCAGTCAGGGGCAGCCTTCCTCCCAGCCCCCTGGTGTCTTCAACCCTCCTCCTCCTGAGATCGCCAACGCTGCCCGGCCAAAGCGCCAGACCAACCAGCTACAGTACTTGCTGAAGGTGGTGTTAAAAACCCTGTGGAAGCACCAGTTCTCATGGCCTTTCCAGGCTCCTGTAGATGCCATCAAGCTTAATCTCCCT GACTATTACAAGATAATTAAGAACCCTATGGACATGGGAACAATCAAAAAAAGGCTGGAGAACAGTTACTACACAAACGCCCAAGAATGTATTCAAGACTTCAATACCATGTTTACCAACTGCTACATCTACAATAAG GCTGGAGATGACATAGTCTTAATGGCTGAAGCACTGGAGAAACTGTTCCTACAGAAGATTTCAGAAATGCCCCAGGACGAGGTTGAGATCACTGTCATGACTCCTAAGGGTCGTGGCCGGGGCAGGAGGGCTGATGCAG GGCTGACCGTGAAGCCTGGGCCTGGCTTGGATTCTCCATCAACGACTCCCCAAACACGTGGCCTTTCAAGTCTGGGATCAGGGCCACAGACTAGAGGACCACCCCCGGGCCCCCCTTCTCTTCCCCTGCAACCGCCCATGCCAGTTCTACCCCCTAGAGTACCCCCTACGATTCCAACCCATGCACCGCCGCCACTGGGCGCCCCCTTTTCTCTGGCACCAACTGACTGCAATCCTCAAGCCCCAATTATTACATCGGTGCCTCCTCCCTCGACCCAGACTGCTCTACCACCCATGCCCATTCAACAGAGCACTCCTCCAGTTCTTCAGAGTGTTATGCCTAAA cagagaaaaagccAGAAGAGGAAAGCAGACACCACGACACCCACAGCAAATGATCAGCTGAGTGAATCCTCTCCAGCTGAGTCAAAGTCGGGGAAGACTATGCCACGACGAGAGAGCGCCCGGCCTGCAAAACTCTCTAAGAAAGAGGCACCAGACTCCCAACACCATATGACCTTTGGAGTCCCTGTCGGTGCTCACAGCCCCAAACAACAAGAGCAACTGCGCTACTGTCTAGGCATTGTGAAGGAAATGTTTGCTAAAAAGCATGCTTCATATGCTTGGCCTTTCTACAAACCAGTGGATGTGGAGGCCTTGGGATTACATGACTACCATGACATCATTAAACACCCCATGGACCTTACTAGTATCAAG GAGAAGCTGGACAACAGGCAGTACAGAGACGCGCAGGAGTTTGCTGCAGATGTGCGGTTAATGTTCTCCAACTGCTATAAGTACAACCCCCCAGACCATGAGGTGGTTGCCATGGCACGCAAACTGCAG GACGTGTTTGAGATGCGTTTTGCTAAAATGCCGGATGAGCCCGAGGAGACCTTCATCCCAACCCCTGTTCCTGTTCAGCACCCTCCTCCCCCTGTTCAAGCCTCATCCTCCGACAGCTCCAGTGACTCTTCCTCAGAGTCTGAATCCTCCACAGATGATTCAGAAGAGGAAAGGGCTCAAAGGCTGGCTGAACTGAAAGAACAG CTTAAGGCAGTTCATGAGCAGCTGGCAGCCCTGTCCCAACCCCAGGCCAGCAAAccaaagaagaaagagaaggaaaagaaagaaaagaagaaggaTAAGCACAAAAAGAAAGGAGCTATGCCTGGGCTGGACGAGATCCTCGAGCCTCCCCCTGCTCTCCAGACACAGAAGAAGAGCAAGAACAACAAAGACCCTCTGCCCAAGAAGACAAAGAAGCCTAA TAAGAAGGAAGGCTTGAAAAACAACCGCTCCCTGCCACCACAGGGCCCTGTGCCACCTACGCTGCAGCCAGTTCAAGGTCTGGACTCGCTTGATGATCTCAGTCTGGGAGGAGGCGCAGGACCTGCAGGCTTGGCCCCTATGGAAAAAAGCAAGCCCATGTCCTATGAAGAGAAGAGACAGCTGAGTCTGGACATCAACAAGTTGCCAGGGGATAAGCTTGGCCGCGTGGTCCATATCATTCAGTCCCGTGAGCCTTCTCTCAAAAACTCCAACCCTGATGAGATTGAAATTGACTTTGAGACACTTAAGCCTTCCACACTGCGGGAACTGGAGAGATATGTGTCATCTTGCCTCCGCAAGAAGAAGAAGCCTCCGG TTGCGGAGAAGACCATGGAAGCAATGAGTGCTGCAAAGACGAAAGGCTCGTCCTCAGACTCTGGCAGCAGTAGTGAGTCTAGTACCTCAGACAGCGAAGAGTCTGAGTCAG GATTGGCTTCTAAACCGAAGAAGAGGGGCCACGCCACGAAGGAGGGAAAGAAACCCCACCATCCAATGATGGTTCCAGGCATGCCCCAGCCTCAGGCGACTCTCCAGCCCCAGGCTCCAATGCTTCAGCCCACAGTCCATCtaaaacagcagcagctgctgcagCCACAGCATCCATCTCCTGCTACGTACATGCCTCCCTCTGTCACAGCACTGGAGTCCTCACAGCTGCTGGAGAATACGTTTGACTCTCTACCCCCCTTTGTCCCTCCCATCATGCACCTGTCCCACCACACAAATGACTCATCATCTCCTGCCCCGCCTCACCTTAATGCTCACCCGGCAGGTGGCCCTGGCTCACCTGAGACGCACCCTTTTTTAAACCAGCACCTCCCAACCCCAG CACTGCACAACGCTATGCCTCAACAGCCTTCGCGACCCACTAACAGGGCTGCGCCGCTACCTCCCAAACCGCCAACAACGACGCCCCAGCCGCCTTCGCAGCCTCAGCACCCACCCCAGCAGCCCCTACAGCTTCAGTCGCAGCCAGCTCCACAGCCCCAGCACCATCACCTCCCTCCCCACCTCCTGCACCCACCACAGCCCATTCGACAGAGACCCCTGTCCCCTCCCACGCTCACACCCCAAGGCCTTCTCTCCTCACAGCCGCCACAGATGCTGCTGGAGGACGACGAGGAGCCTGTGCCCTCCATGCCTCTCGCCCAGGTCCAGCTTTATTTGCAGCACCTGCAGGGCcgccaacagcagcagcagcagcagggtgtgctcctgcagTCCCTGCAAAGCCGGCAGCAGCAGCCCCAGCAACCCAGCCAGGCTTCCCTCCTACAGACAGTTCAGGTTCAGTCACAGCTGGGCCAACAGACTTCTCTCTCCGCGCCACAGATGCCTGTTCAGACCCAGCCTCCACCCGCACCCCAGCACCAGCCCTCCCCCCAGATTTCCCAGCACCAGGCCAGACACTTGCAGCAACAAGTCCAGACGCAGACACAAGCCCAGCAGCAACAGCTTGCTTATTCTCAAGGTCCTGTGcagaccacacagacacagccagCCCAACATAAGGTGTCCATAACTgctacaaaaacacagcagcagatCATTCAGCAGCAACAGCAACATCCTTCTCCACGTCAACACAAGCCTGATCCATATAGCACGG GGCACCTGAGAGAAAACCCTTCTCCCCTAATGATGCATTCCCCGCAAATCTCCCAATATCCTAGTGTAGTCCATCATTCGCCTCCTCATAACCTGCAGCCCAAAAAG GAGCCACAGCAACGATGTCCTCCAGTTCTCGGGGTTCTGAAGGAGGAGAAACAGCCTCCCTCACCTGTGATTCGTAGTGACTCTTTCAGCCCTGCATTGCGTCCAGAACCACACAAACAGCCTGAGAGCAAACCAGACGTGCCACCTCATGGCCAGCAGA GGCCAGATATGAAGCCACTGGAGATTTCCCGACCTGTTATCCGTTCTTCAGACCAGAGCGGCCCCTCTCCTTCCATGCAGGAAAAAGACAAATTTAAACAGGAGCCAAAGACGCCTGTGGCCCCTAAAAAG GATGTGAAACTGAAGAACATGGGCTCATGGGCAAGCCTAGCACAGAAATCCACATCCACACCGTCGTCCAAGCCCTCGTCAAGCAGCGACAGCTTTGAGCAGTTCCGCCGTGCAGCCCgggagaaagaagaaagagagaaagcactGAAGGCCCAGGCAGAACAAGCTGAAAAAGACAGGCAGcgcagagagcaagagaaacaaCG GGGTCGTGATGAGGAAGACTCGATGGAGCCTGTGCGAAGGCCACATGAGGAGCCACGCAGACGCTCTGAGCAGCACCAGGtcccacagcagcagcagcagcagcagcaacagcagcagcatcagGTCCCCACACAAACTCCCAACCAACAGGCCCCACCCCCCTCAGCCCCGCCACCCTCACAGGCCCCTGCCCAGTCCCCGGCCTCTAACCAGAGTGCCCTGGATCAGCAGAGAGAGATGGCGCGCCGTCGGGAGCAGGAGAGGCGGAGGAGAGAGGCG ATGGCAGCTACCATTGATATGAATTTCCAAAGTGATTTGATGGCTATTTTTGAGGAGAATTTGTTTTGA